One Algibacter sp. L3A6 genomic region harbors:
- a CDS encoding DUF3157 family protein — MKILALFFFLLVSSFGFSQTGQIVKTEDGRRVFLKNDYTWEYLDAVDSESQTALIESLKSAGKNGCNLEAGYLEPKLDGKIQSQLKRGRSSMRYVKKKVAKDQNCSVDDVFLLSFSEQKKKAVYHFCANGTEVTYKRLGNSIIKASKLF, encoded by the coding sequence ATGAAAATCCTTGCTCTGTTCTTCTTTTTACTTGTATCATCTTTTGGTTTCTCGCAAACCGGTCAAATTGTAAAAACCGAGGACGGACGCCGTGTGTTTCTTAAAAACGATTATACTTGGGAGTATCTTGATGCTGTAGATTCAGAATCACAAACTGCTCTAATCGAATCGCTTAAATCAGCAGGTAAAAACGGATGTAATCTAGAAGCAGGTTACTTAGAGCCTAAGTTGGATGGTAAAATTCAATCGCAATTAAAACGCGGTCGTTCCTCTATGAGATATGTGAAAAAGAAAGTTGCTAAAGATCAAAACTGCTCGGTAGACGATGTTTTTTTATTATCTTTTTCTGAGCAAAAAAAGAAAGCGGTTTATCATTTTTGTGCAAATGGAACTGAGGTAACTTATAAACGCTTAGGGAATTCTATTATAAAGGCGTCTAAACTTTTTTAA
- the bioB gene encoding biotin synthase BioB, with amino-acid sequence MSDTKHNWTKEEILDIYNKPLMELLYEAATVHRVNHDPNVVQVSTLLSIKTGGCSEDCGYCPQAARYHTNVEGNDLMSVPQVKAQALRAKASGSSRVCMGAAWRNVKDGEEFDNVLEMVRTINKLDMEVCCTLGMITENQAQRLAEAGLYAYNHNLDSSEEYYKEVISTRGYQDRLDTIDNVRKTNVTVCSGGIIGMGEDIKDRAGMLVALSTLNPQPESTPINALVAVEGTPLEDEKPVSIWEMIRMVATTRIVMPETQVRLSAGRTQMSREGQAMCFFAGANSIFAGDKLLTTPNPDVNEDMKMFELLGLNPQKPFTKKVQPQTVEATDSEFESLGEKPKWTRPEHKIERNELAKEKGKLIK; translated from the coding sequence ACAACAAGCCATTAATGGAGTTGCTTTACGAAGCAGCAACAGTACATCGAGTAAATCATGATCCTAATGTGGTGCAAGTATCAACTTTACTTTCTATAAAAACCGGTGGTTGTAGTGAAGATTGTGGGTATTGTCCGCAAGCAGCTCGATATCATACCAATGTTGAAGGAAATGATTTAATGTCTGTGCCACAAGTTAAAGCACAGGCTCTGCGTGCTAAGGCAAGTGGAAGTTCTCGTGTTTGTATGGGAGCGGCATGGCGCAATGTAAAAGATGGTGAAGAGTTTGATAACGTTTTAGAAATGGTACGTACCATTAATAAACTCGACATGGAGGTTTGTTGTACTTTAGGTATGATTACCGAAAACCAAGCGCAACGTTTGGCAGAAGCAGGTTTGTATGCGTATAACCATAATTTAGATTCTTCTGAGGAATATTATAAAGAAGTAATATCTACGCGTGGTTACCAAGATCGATTAGATACTATTGATAATGTGCGCAAAACCAATGTTACCGTTTGTAGCGGTGGTATTATTGGTATGGGAGAAGATATTAAAGATCGAGCAGGTATGCTTGTTGCGCTTTCTACATTAAATCCGCAACCAGAATCTACACCAATTAATGCACTTGTTGCTGTAGAAGGCACACCGCTTGAAGATGAGAAACCAGTTTCTATTTGGGAAATGATTAGGATGGTAGCAACCACTAGAATTGTTATGCCAGAAACCCAAGTGCGTTTAAGTGCAGGTAGAACGCAAATGAGTAGAGAAGGACAAGCTATGTGCTTTTTTGCTGGTGCAAACTCTATTTTTGCTGGCGATAAATTATTAACCACACCAAATCCTGATGTTAATGAAGACATGAAAATGTTTGAGTTATTAGGATTGAATCCTCAAAAACCTTTTACCAAAAAAGTACAACCACAAACTGTAGAAGCAACCGATTCTGAATTTGAATCTTTAGGTGAGAAACCAAAATGGACACGCCCAGAGCATAAAATTGAACGTAACGAATTGGCTAAAGAAAAAGGAAAATTGATTAAGTAG